A window of Homalodisca vitripennis isolate AUS2020 unplaced genomic scaffold, UT_GWSS_2.1 ScUCBcl_12486;HRSCAF=22224, whole genome shotgun sequence genomic DNA:
ttaaatacagtgaaGAATAGTTAAATTCTGGTGGAAAAAGTCCTGGATGCTGCCATGCTCTTTTACAGTAACCATTCCAGAGTTACAAGCTTTGACAGCATCATTGAAGTCTgtcaaaattcataattttttcctttttgactttatctgaaacaatacaaaaatttaaaattgaataacaaaaggaaaaaagaaacaaataaaaagccTGCGCCGAAAGTGGAAACGTAAAagattacttaatttaataacatttacattaaaaaagtaaggaggtacttgtaatataataggttctaaattcaaatttatcattGCTTACCTGTTTTATTAACTATGGTGATGGAAATGGTCTGCAGACAAAATTGTATGTCCTGTCTctagatagttttaaaaacaatctcaTTAGCTTCAAATATCATTTGAATTTACCAATCCTGTCAGGTAGGAAAACAAACAAAGCCTGCATTTTTTGTTCTGGGCTGCACAATTGTCCAtgcaaatgtgtattttttttgcaTCTGCTTTTTGTGCATGATAAAAGAATTTAATGCACTCGCAATGTCCTCCTTTTTCCTAACCGGAAATTTCCCTCATGCGCAGATGCATGCAAAAGGATCCATGGTTGGTTTTTTGTCGGGAACAGCCACAATATGATTCATCTGAAAAGGACAATTCCTACGAGTAAACACTGCTTCTATTGAAAGTTCAAATGTGAGGCTAACATTATTACTTTCTGCAAGTCCCCATTGTGGTAGACAACTGTTACCAGAAGGCCTATATCTATCTCTAAATTGTCTTTATCAATTGATTTTTCATATGCTTCTCGGGCTtcagtaatatttctttttaatgatCTTTTCCATTCATTGCATTCCGGACCACAAAAGTTCATCGATTTGGCCATGATCTTGTTTGTTGTAGATTTGTACTTTTTCACATCTTTCGCTGAATCCTCGTGGCCCAATTTTGGCAAAGGAAATGTTCATTTCTGATATTTACATTTCGATACAAGTCGTATGAACAATGAAAGTTTTCTTCTGCTTCGTGATCTTTCATTAATTCTTCGTGCATTTTTGCTATTGACAGTTCACAGGGCAAATATTTCCTGTTAGGAGCATGTTCTCTCCTATAATGTGATATACatggattgtattttaaaatatgatcctTGATAATACTCCTATCCACAAGGTTATTGGGGGGTGTCTTCCCCGTTGATCGCGTTTCGGTAAAACGCCATCAGTTGATTTGTTCAAAACAATTAGTAATGAACATGTCATTGTTTTTTTTGTAGCCGAGTGTggataagaaaaatgttttacaaaccatCTTTCTTGCTCCGTCACTGTCTGTAAGGaagtaaaagaatgtttttcCCCTCCTTGATTCTTCCTCTGGGTGTGTTTTCCTTTTAACTTTGCTTTTATCAATGTGccctaaaataaaaacttttctctcATTTTCCTCCATAGCCCAAAAGTGTTCGTGGATTTTCATTCTTCTGTGTTCTGTAAGTTTGGTCGTGCATTTtcttttacatgtattattacaTGGGGGCTGAAGTGcatgtttatctttatttttttcacgtttttgATTTAATGTCTTCTTTACACCTCGGCGCAGCTCTTTTCCTCGGTTCCCATTTTTGGTGAACCCTTTAGGAGCTTCATCTGTTTCCTCGAGCAAAGCAGCTGTATTATTATGTTCTAAGTTCGACTCTGCTGTCTCCATCTGCTGGTGTTCCTCTGTTGGCGCTACTTCTATTGGGTTGACTTGTTCAACTACAATGGCAACATTTTCTACCAAATCTGGAGCTATGTCAAACAGCACGTCGACATTCTGTAGCTGTTGTTCTTCTGCCGCTTCAggcaataaatcaaacaaatcttCAATAAAATCACTGGCATTGTCTTCATTTGATTCATAGCTCTgcaaaaaagtgaaataaatgagtttttcattaaggctatattttatatattttttcatgtagGCATATATTTTCATCCTATGCAATTTACATATTTGGTAATTCAATGAGTTATGACAGTAGTAAgatataaatcaaacataaaagttGCCTATAGACAACATTGCATAACCCTACAAAAGCTAACAAAATATGAGGCGTTGGTAGGCCTACATTCAACTAGTtcgcttatttattttatttactgaattaaataaatatatattaccgaTATATTTTAGGCTATCAGTTTGATAGGGCATAGTAGATTAAGcaaattacctttttattatCTGTAGTTGTCGTAGACTCTTCATGTCTGATATCAACTTCTGTTAAATTAGCATAAGGCCTACTACGTGTTTCCTCATTGTTCAAGTGGACGACCATAAAAAGTGATCCGTTTTGAAGAACTGTAGGAGCGCTtggctgaaaaaataataattttgtaaattatttttgcagGGACCAGCAAACAAAAAGCATTTAGGCTACAGTGGCTTAATCTAGACTAATTCTGcatattgataaattaagtttgttttaaaagcaCTATTTCTAGGCCTaggattaaaactattattatggtAGGCCTAATCAATATTGTACTTACATCTGCATTACTAGAAGTAGATGGCAGAGACTGTTCTACTTGCTCAAACGATGTTGATgtactaggcctaggcctaactGGCAAAACTTCCTTAGGGCAGGATTGCATTTGCTGTCAGAGTTATGAACTAAAAATGCGCATCTAGAAAATGATTTCTTACACACATTACATGTATAACCCATTTTAAACCATCTGAATCAAACACTTCTTCTCAAGGTTCAAACTCACAGTCCAATCACAAATTCAGAGCTTATAAAGAAATTCACTTCAAacctaaacaattttgttttgaggttatattACGGCTTAATCAGCTGAggtataatagttattagttattcATTTTGCGTTTTTTGATGTCATTTTACACtgtaatgttacactattaaCAAAGTCAAGCTTAATTGCACACGTCTCAAAAGTTAATCCAAATGGGTAACTACATGTGACGTAATAGATATTCTAAGCAAGAAAACAGTATCTGCACGAGACTAAGCAAAACAACCGTAATCTGCACCGCACTATACGTTTATTTTGCTTAGACATAGTAGATACGGTGTTTTGGCTTAGAAATTCAGAATTGAAGTGTAGTTACGGTATATTTCATATTGATTATCTCAAAAACTGTTGTAGATACGGTCTTTTAGCTTATTTTTTTGGATTCCTCGttgtcaataacataaaaatcacCTCTAACCTCAAATTCCTTAATTTTGTCAGTTACGGTCTTTTCGCTTAAGCAGGGGCAGAATAAACCATTCGCTTTATTAGAGCTTCCTAGGTATTTGCTTAAGAGATATTGTGAAGAATGTTATGGCGGTTCGTTCATCAAATTGATGTAGACACATGCACAcgatcttaattttaaatatttcacatatttgtggattgaattttaaaatgtcttcttAGTAGGAATCTAGATCCTATAAAGAATGTTTGTGCCAAGATTTGTGGTCAGAAGGCTTACACGTTTTGAGAAAATGTGATCACTCGACCAGTCAGTTTAGTCATGACGTATCGatcgtttttattaaaattgcaatcAAAACAGTGTGTAAACAGAACTGTTTTCGATTGTATTAAACTGgacatatttttttctataaaaagccGATCTAGTTTTaggtaatataaataactaatggATTAAATAATAGCttggtatttaataaaattatttatttcttaatatcttATACTTGGTACAGAGACGTAATTAATTTCTTAGTAAAACTGTTCTAGATTCATTATAGTCTCAAAGTCCGGGAGCTCTCAAAGGCAAGGTGTTACTGTTGGCCAAAGGTTCTAAGCGGTTCTAGATTCCTTATGGTCTTAAATTGCGAGGGCTCTCACAGTCAAGGTCGTATGGCCACAGATTCTACGCTTTTCCACATTCATTGTGATTGCAAAATGAGGGGGCTTTCACAGGAAAGGTTTTACTGATGGTCACAGATTCTAAGTGGTTCTAGATTCATTGAGGTTAAAAATTGGGGGACTCTCACAGACAAGATGGTAATGATATTCACAGGTTGTACGCGGTTATATATTCATTGTGGCCTCATAATGAAGGGCTCTCACAGGTAAGTTTGGGCTGAAGGTCACAGGTACTAAGCATATCTAGATTCATTATGGTCACAAGGAGAGGGGGTTCTCACAGGCTAGGTGGTACTGATGGTCAAAAGTTCGAAGCAGCCAAGTGGTGAATACTATTTAGAGGTTGGTTAATTACATAGCCTTTAATGGCCAAGATTTTGaactatagtaaaaaaaaaaaacccgagATTAT
This region includes:
- the LOC124375014 gene encoding uncharacterized protein LOC124375014, with the translated sequence MVVHLNNEETRSRPYANLTEVDIRHEESTTTTDNKKSYESNEDNASDFIEDLFDLLPEAAEEQQLQNVDVLFDIAPDLVENVAIVVEQVNPIEVAPTEEHQQMETAESNLEHNNTAALLEETDEAPKGFTKNGNRGKELRRGVKKTLNQKREKNKDKHALQPP